In Nocardia sp. NBC_01327, the genomic stretch CAGGCAGCCGGCAACGCGCCCGTAGTAGGCGTATTGCCCGGCCTCGTTGAGGATCGAGGAGTTCGCGTACAGCCGCTCGATGACCTTCTTCATCTCGGAGCTGTTGTCGCCCAGCCAGATCGGCCCGGACAGCACCAGGATGTCGGCATCCATCACCTGTTGCTGTAGCGCGGGCCAGGCGTCGGTGGCCCAGCCGTATTCGGTCATATCCGGGTACACACCCGTCGCGATGTCATGGTCGATGGCTCGTATATGCGTCACCTCGACGCCTTGTTTCTCCATGATGTGCGAGCTGGCATCGATGAGCCCCTGGGTATTGCTGATGGCGGGGGAGCGCTTGAGCGTGCAGTTGATGAACACCGCGCGCAGATCGTCGTATGTCGTCATAGCGGCACAGTGTCGCGGGAACGCCCATCGTTACGGCTGAAATCGCGGCCGCCGGAGAAATTGTCGAGCTAGCGCCGCCAGCTGCGGAACGCGGACAGCAGTGTGTCGCGCGCCGGAGCGGAGAGGCTCTCCGCCGGGAGTTCGCCCGTGATCTGGATGGTCTGCCGGAACTGATCCAGGTACGCATCGCACCCGTCGCACAGGGACAGATGGTCGACAAACCGTTGTTCGGTTGCCGCATCGAGAGCGCCGTCCAGGAAAAGTGTTACCAGCTCCACGAATTCGTCACAGTCCACGGTGGATACCCCTCTCGGCGTCGAAGTAATGCTCCAGCTTGACCCGCACCGCCGCCCGCGAGCGATGCAGGATCACCCGCTGGTTGCCCTGCGAGATATCGAGCAGCTCGCAGACCTCGTCGGAGCTGTAGCCCTCCATATCGCGCAGCGTGATGACGATGCGATTGCGATCGGGGAGTTCCGCCAGAGCGGCGGCGACGACACGCATGATCTCCGCCCGTTCGGCAGCGATTTCCGGCTCTGACCAGCGCTGCGGTTTGCGGTCGGCCAGCCAGTGGCCAGGATACGGATCACCAGCGGACCGGAACCGGCTGGGGTCGACGGTGGGCCCCTCGTCTTCGGAGGTGAGACTGCCGAACGGCAGCGTCCGTCTCTCCTTCAGACCGCGTTTCTTGGCGGTGTTCACCAGAATCCGGAAGACCCAGGTCTTCAAGGCCGCTCGGCCTTCGAACCCGTCGATGCCGCGGATCACCGCCAGCCAGGTCTCCTGCACGACTTCTTCGGCGGAAGCATTCGTGGAGACGAAGGAACGGGCCAGCCGCAGCATCGAGGCAGACCAGGCGTCCAGAAGCTGCTCGAAGGCAGACTCGTCGCCTTTGCTGAGCCTGCCGACCAGGACGTCGTCCGGCGGCAACGCGCCGTCGTCACTCACACGCACTCCTCGCTCGGCACGCTCAGAACTTCTCGGGCACTCTATCGCTGTGCCCGCGGCGCTGCCCGACAACCGAACCCATCAGCGAATGACGGGATGCGGGCGGAGCTTCCGAATTTTTCGCGGAGGGCTGTCGGTGTGCGCGAGGACGGGATCCTCGCGGCCCGTGCTCGAGTACGGATGTACCTCCCAGTGTGATGACAGTCATTCTATCGAGGCCATTTGTGCTGGTCCGATAGCTTTCGCGCGTCCCGCTTTTCCAGCCGGGGGGCCGCCAGGTGACGAGCAGGTCGCCGTCGCGGGTTCCCGGCGGGATATCGACGGCAACAAAGGTATTCGCGATGGTGTGGAATCCGATGTCGTGTCCGTCCAAGGTGACGCGATAGCCGGGCCAAGCCAGGCGGGCGAGAACCACTTGCCCACCTTCGGCCGAGGTGACCCGAATGTGGCTGGTCACGCTGTCCCGGCCGATCGGTGTGGTGGTGACGCCCGGTGCATCGGCGATGAATCCGTCGCGGGTGGAGATGGGCCCGTTCTCGCGCTCGAGCACCCAGATATAGCTTTCGTGCCCGGGGTAGTCCACCCACTTCCAGCCCGGTGGGGCGGGATAATTGCGAGCGTCCGGATACTGGGCGCGTTGCAGCACAACACGATCCACCTTCATCAAGTCGGCATATGTTCGCCCAGTGGCGGGTTCGCCGGAGAAGGCGGCGCGGTATGCGGCCGGGCAGGTGCTGCCGTCCCAGCCCATGCACAGCAGCTTGCTGAATGTCGCGAACCCGATCGGGGTGTAGGCGTTGACATAGTCCAAACGCAGATTCTTGGCATAGTTCCCGAAAGCCAGTGAGCCCCAGGCCTCGGTGCTGCTCTGCTGCGCCGGTGGCACTAGCGCCCGGTCGGCGAGTTGCAGTGTGACGCCGTCGAAATGCGGGAACGTGGACTTCATGTCCGAGCGCCGTTCGGGGAAGTGATACGACATCGGCGTCGGTGATTGCGCACGCACCTGGTCGTAGGCGATCGGAAACATCGCCACGATCGCCAGCAGGCATGCCGCCGCGATGCCGCGCGTGCGGCGCAGACACACCAGTGCGGCGGTGAGAGCGGCCACCACGACGGCGGCGACGAGATGGCGGATAACCAGATGCGGTGCCGCGCAGAATGATCGGACGAACAACAGTCCGAGCAGCACGGTCGCGGCGATGCCGCGGCGGCGCCAGTCGGTGAAACTCCCGTACCGGCTGAGCCATACGCACACCAGCACCAGCAGACCTACCGCCAGCATGGGAAGCACCCGCGCCGGCCAGCGCAGCGGCCCGACCCGGCCGGGTCCGGCGGTCCACATCAGGAACAGCGCCGCGAACAGCATCGGCCCGGCGAATTCGCGCGCCGCGCGCCGGACGGCGGCCCAATCGATGAAGGCCAGCAGGGGAATCAGGAACCACGCGATGTAGACGATCGGCAATGGTTGTACGTATCCCCACCATCCGGTGAACGCCGGGACCGTGCTGGGAAGGCTGGCGTTGAGCGATTCCGACCACGGGACGTTCAGGAAATCCTCGTTGAGGATGCGCTCGTTGCCGCGCCAGCTCACCGACGAGGAGAGCATGCCCGGCAGATATGTCTCCAGCCCGGCCAGGCCCGCGCAAGCGGCGACGGCCAATAGTTGCAGAGAGGGCTTCCATGTCCGTTGGTAGAGGACCTCTCCGGCGGCGACCGCGATGATCATCAGCGCGGATTCCACTGCGGGGAAGACGTATTGGACCGAGATCGCCAGGTACAGGAAAATGAACACGGGAATCGGCCCGCGGCTCCAGTTCCGGTCGTCGTCGGCGCGCGTATAGCGGATGGCCGAAGCCCAGGCGTGCAGCATCCATGCGGTGCCGGTGAGCGAGGTCGCCCAACTGGCCTCGTCGAAGAGCAGGAACCAGCCCGACAGCGGAAAGGCCACCCCGGCCACCGCCGCCCAGGCCGGGTCCGAGCCGTAGGCGAGGCAGACCCGGAACACGCCCAGCGCGGCGATGATCGAGAAGATCAACTTCACGATGGTCACATACAGCGCCAGATTGTCCACCGACGGTGCGATCAGGTCGACGAGCATCTGCGGCGGGTTGTAGAGCCCGGCCTCCTCCATCGAGTAGTTGCCCGACATCCACTCCCAGGGCACCAGCGCCGGGAATCGCCCCTCGCGCAGATGCCGGCCCAGCATCACCCACATCGGCCCGTACTGGGATTCGGTGTCGTCCATATAGAAGTGGCGCCGATCGGCCAGAAGCACCGCCGCATACCCCGCGACCACCCCGACGACTGTCACCACACTCCATCGGCACACGTCCCGCCGTGGCACGAGCGCTGTACGAACTCCCACGAGCCGGAGACCCTACCCGATTCACGCAGTATGCAACAGTTTCCCTATGCTTGAGTCGGTTCGGGCCGATCTCGGGCGGTCCGGATGACATGTAGCCCGCTGCCGATCGGCAAAGCCGCTGGCGTCGATAAGGTCTGTTCAAGTGTGTCGGGAAGGCTGGTCGGCGATGTCGTTGCTCGTTTGGTATGAAGAGGTAACCGAGCGGAATTGCAACTGATGCAACATATTGCAGCCCGGCGCGTGCCCTGTTCTGCCTGGTCGGTACGTCCTCCGACTGCGAGGTGACAGGTGCGGCGGCGGGGGTGACCTGCCGTTGACCTCTGACGCATTTATGTTGCATTGGATACAACAGGAGGGTGACTCGGCTCGCTCCCGGTTCCGCGCATCTGATGCTGGCGGAGAACGTCGTTCACCTCGATCCCGCGTCGGCGGTCTTCGAGGCGATGCTGGAGGGGTGGCGTAGGCAGCAGTCGGCACAGATACTGTGCCGCAAGACAATTCATCGCCGCCTCTGCCTGATCCGGCGGCTGATGGAGTTCACCGGCATGTTTCCGTGGCAATGGACGCCGGAGGAGGGTGAGGCGTTCATCGATCACTTGCGTAGTGGCAGCACGCCGATCGCCATATCGACGGCCCGCAATTACGAAGTATCGATCGGAGTGTTCCTGACGTTCATCCGTGACCCCCGGTATGCGTGGGCACAGGTATGCGTGGAGCGGTTCGGGTCCGCGCCGCAGTTGATCTTCCATGAAGGCAACACTGTCCGGCACAAACTTGAGTACGAAGGAGACCCGCGGCGGCGCCCGTTGACCTATGACGAGATCCAAGCGCTGTTCGATGCCGCCGATGCCCGGCCGTCGAGAATCCTCGGCCGCGGTGTGAAGGGCGCACTCAGCGCGGCGCGCGATGCGGCGATACTGAAAACGATCTACGCCTACGGATTCCGCCGCACCGAGACTGCGATGCTGGACCTGGTCGATTTGCGCGCGAACTCCGCGATGCCGCGATTCGAACGATTCGGCATGGCGATGGTGCGTTACGGCAAGGCGTCCAAGGGCACGCCGCCCAAACGTCGCGCGGTGCTGCTGGTTCCGGAGTTCGATTGGATCATCGACGTCCTCGACGACTGGATGACCGTATTGCGTCCGCGCTTGTCTCCCGGCCGTCACCCGGCCCTGTGGCTCACCGAGCGGGTCGGTCGGATATCGCCGCGCACCATCAACGAGGCCTTCGTCGCGGCCAAACATGATGCTGGTCTGGAAGAGCGGCTCGACGTGCATTGTTTGCGACATTCGTTCGTCACTCACCTGATCGAGTTCGGCTATCCGGCGCGGTTCGTGCAGGAACAGGTCGGTCACGCGCACGCCTCGACGACTGCGGTCTACACCGGGGTATCCAACGAATACCGCAACACGATGCTCGCGGCCGCGCTCAAAGCGAGGCTCGGAACCGACTGGGACACGTCCACATGATCAAGAAGATGGGATATCGCTGGCGCTTGCGGGATCTGATGGCCGACCAGCAAATGTTCCAGACCTCGAACTTGGTGCCTCTGCTGGCCGAGCGAGGTATCACCCTGTCTCGTGAACAGGTCTACCGGTTGGTGACTCAACCACCTCAACGCATGAGCATGGACGTACTGGTCGCCCTCTGCGACATCCTGGCCTGCACCCCCAACGACCTGATCGAGCCACAGATCGTCAACGAACAGCTCCGCAAGACCGCGGACACCCCCGCCTCGAGCCCGATCACTCCACGCCGCACCACCATTCGACGCCCGGGACAGCCATGAGCAGACACGGTTCCACTCGCCGACCAACCGAACTGATCGAGACCCGCGCCAGGCTGATCGAGATCCTCCTGCGAGTCGCCGGCCCCGAATTGAGTCGCGCCCGTGCCGAGGAGTTGCTGCGTGCGGCCAAGGGGTGGGGTGCGACCGGTGCCTACGGCCTCGACGCACACCTGAGTGAGCACCCGGACGCGTTCACCGCTCCACGCCATCAGAGCCCGTCTCCGCTGCCGAAACTGTTGCGGCTATTGGCCGCGCGGGGTTTCGCCGACAAGGTGGTATTGCTGGGCTGCGCCCGATGTGGGCGCACCGACAATGACTTACGGTGCCCGAGCCCGCAGGGGCGCTGTTGCGAACGGTGCATTGCGCATGGACGCAAGCCGAAACCGTGCGCTCGCTGCGGTCGGATCGTGGCCGAGTTCGCCACTCGCGATGCCGCCGGATCGATATGTCGCCGCTGCTACTACAACGATCCGAACCGGATGGTCCAATGCCAGGGTTGCGGGAGAACACGACCCCCGAAACAGCGACTGCCCGACGGTGGAATGTTTTGCAGCACATGTCAATCCGATCAGCGGCCCAGAGTGTGCTCGCACTGTGGACAACTCGCGCGCATGCAACTTCGGACTTCGACCGGGTCGATCTGCCGTGCGTGCAGCCTGCTGCCGCAGTTTCAATGCGGGGTCTGCGGTGGAGCGAGTTCGGTATCGGCCGCTGGTTCGGGCGAGGGTCCCGACCGATGCCCGCAGTGCGCCCGCGCGGTCGGAGAATGCGTTATCTGCGGTCGAACCAAAGCAGGATCCTTGGTAGAGAAGCGATTTCACTGCTCGGCATGCCGACCACCCAAGACCCGCGTGTGCGCGCTCTGCTCGGAAATGGCACAGACCTGCGCGCATTGGCCGGTCGGGCCGATCTGTTTCCGATGCCACCGGCATCGGACCCATCACCCGCAGGCATGCAGTAGCTGCGGTGAGGTTCGTGTGCTCGTCGGATCCTCCGCCGCAGGACCGATCTGCCCACGATGTGCGGGGTCGACGCTGAACTACACGTGCCGCCAATGCGGTCACGAAGGCGATATCTTCGCCAAGGGTCGCTGCAGCAAGTGTGTCGCGATCGATCGTGTAAACGAGTTGATTTGCGACGCCGAGGGCAACGTCATCGACCAGTTGCGCCCCTTCGCCGACGCACTGGCCACCGCGAACTCTTGGACCCTGATGCGCTGGGTGACTTCCACCCGCTCCGCGCAACGGCTCTCCCAGCTCGTCGCGGCCGGAACCGAGATCAGCCACGATGCCCTCGACCGGTTGCCCCAGGGCCACGCCACCCGCTATTTGCGTGAACTACTGGTCTCGACCGGAGTGCTCGGCCCGCGCAATGAGCCGTTCGCCCAGCTCGTGCTTTGGACGGAGAATCTGACCTGCACCCTGCCCGACCCACAGAGACGCCTGGTCCGCCCGTTCGCCGAATGGTCGATTCTGCGTGACGCCCGCCGCCGCGCTGAACGAGGCCGATACACCGACGCGGCCTCGCGCGCCGACCGGGCCCAGATCCGTGCCGCCATCCGATTTCTCACCTGGCTCGACGGCTACGCAATCGACCTCGACTCCCTCGACCAGGGTGCGCTCGACACCTATCTGGCCGCGAATCCTTCTCAACGACAAACACTCTCGGCCTTCCTGCGATGGTTCCTGCCACGAATCACAGACAGAAAGCTCATCTTCGTCCCGCATCGCCCGAACTCACCGTGCAAAGTTCAAGAGCTCACCGACCAGCAACACCAGCTCCGGCGGTGCCTGACCGATGCGAGCTTGGACCTCGAAGCCCGCGTCGCCGGAACGCTGAGCAGGCTCTACGCCCTCTCGCTGCAAGACATCACCACGTTGACCATCGACAGATATTCGCGTGAGGGCCAAGACTCCTACCTCACCCTCGCACGACACCCAGTTCTGTTGCCTCCCAGCCTCGCTCGGCTGATCGAACAACTGATCGCCCAACCCGTCGCAAGAGCGCTGATCCCGGCAACGAGTACCTCGATCTATCTGTTTCCCGGCAAACCCGCGACCCGTCCGCGACATCCACGCTCGTTGCAACAGCTACTCAGCGAGAGCGGACTGCCTCACCTGCCCGCACGCAATACCGCCATGATCGCGATCGTCAGCGAACTCCCTTCACCAGTTGTCGCTGACTTACTGGGCATCCACCCCTGCACCGCCAACCGATGGACCGAAATCGCCCAGACCAGCTGGGCCGGATACCTCGCAGCGCGGGACACACTCAAGGCGTAGCCCGCTCGGAACAGAAGTCCCACCGGTTCCAACCTATCCGCTCATAGCCGATGAGCGTGACCGTGATCCGAGAATCGGGCAACGTGTTCCTTGAGCGGCCTATCGCCTGCGGCAATCGGCTCGGTGAGAGCGGCCGACCGTCGCCGTGCGTGCGACGGTCGGCAGGCAGCGAGGGTGTTCAGGCGACGCCGAAGTACTGAGCGAGGTAAGTGGTGATTTCCTTTGCGTTGGGCAGTAATTCGGGCAGGTTCACCGCGAGGGCGTTCTTGGTGGCGGCGGTGAGTTCGTCGAGGGTGGTCGCGGCGTCGCGGACGTAGGGTTCGAGGCGTTTGATCAGTTCGTAGTTGCTTTCGATGTTCTCTGCGCGCATGGCCTTTTCGAGTGGGGCCGCAGTCGGCAGGGGGATCGGCTGCAGGATGCGGCTGACGTAGGTGACGCGGTGCATGATGCGCCAGCAGGGTGGTTTCTTGGTGGACTGGCGGGCTTGGCGCAGGGCCGCGGCGTAGCTGTCCTGGCTTTGGGCCAGCCAGAGGGGGTCGACGACCTTGCCGTAGAAGTCCTCGAAGTTGTTCTTGTCGGAGTCGAGGTAGAAGGTCATGAACCGGTAGGCGTCGACCTTGCCCGGCACCTTGACCGGTCGGCCGTTGGTGTCGAAGACCAGCTTGCCTTGATCGTCATAGCGGTTGAGATCGCCACTGGGAGAACAGGAGACGTCGAGCCCGAAGCTGTGGGTGGCCTCTTTGGATTTGGTTTGCGTGGTGCTGTGAGTGCCGCCGCCGGACAGTTCGAAGTTGAATTCGAATCCGCTGCCTCCAGGGCCGTCGAATTTCAGTCCGCCGCCACCGGAGAGCTTCCAGCCCGTGGTGTAGGTGCCGCCCATGGTTTCGGTGACGGTATCGGTGGTTTCGGAGGTCTCGGCGAAGAATCCGCCGGCCGCGGTCCAGACGTAGGTGTTGGCGAGATTGCGGTGGGCGAAGCTCTTGGCGACCTCGCTGGTCGCGACGTCAGCGCCTTGCCCGCCGGGCGGGGCGAAGGAGTAGTTCGTGAGTTTGTTGAGCGCCCGGGTGGAGTCCAGACCGGAGGGATCGATCACCGGCTCGTTGGACATCGAGGTGTAGAGCCCTTCGAGGCGCTGTTGTTCGCGTTGGATGCGGCGTTTGACCGCGTATGCCTCGGTGGGTTTGAAGTAGCTGTATTCGCCGCGATCGGTGGCTTGGGGGTAGTCGGGGTCGAGGACTTTGCCGGTGTCGGTGGCGCCGACCGCACCGTCGAGGGTGCCCTGTTTGGTGTATCGGGGGTTGAGGGGGAAGGGGATGATGTTCCAGTCGCGGGGGATGTCGGGGCTGGGCAGGATGCGGTAGGAGACCAGTGCGTTGTTGTGGGCCAGGCGGACTGCGAAGATATCGACGGTCTCCGATTGCACGACAGCGAATCCGGTGTTCGCGGGCAGGAACCGGCGCCCGACATTCGCGTTGAGAATCTTGTTCGGATCCTCCCACGCGCCGGTGAGTTTCACCGAGGTGTCGCGGTGGGTGCTCACGCCCCGCGAGACCGAGTTGTCGCTGGTCCAGTTGTGTGAATAGTCGTAGCCGCCACCGAATTTCACTTTGCCCTGGATCTTGAGCAGCGGTGTGCCGATCCCGACGCCCAGAGGTGCGGTGATCTGCATGATCTCGCCCCCGAGGACGGCCTCCAGGGACGCTTGGAAGGCGAAGTTCTTGCTGTCGGCACTGTTGGATGCCTGAGCGATGGTGACCGCGTCCGCTTGCCGGAACGCCACGGTCGAGGCGCCGGTGAGGTCGGGAGTGGCTGGGTCGGTGAGGTTTTCCGATGGCACCGGCGGCGCGCCCTCGATGTATCCGATGATCTGCGGATCGAATTGGGCCTGGCTGATCCATTCGGTGATCAGGTTGCCGATCTTGTATCCGGTGATCAGATACCAGGCGCCGTCCCGCCGGTAGGAGTAGCACCGTTTCATCACCCCGCCGAGGACACCGCGGCTGTCGAATTGGGCGTCGGCGTATTCGGTGACCGCCGGGATACCGCTGATGCGGTCCTGGAAGGCGGTGGTCACCCCGGACAGCGCGGACCGCACCTGCGCGGTATCGGTGGACATCGGCGCGGTGGACAGCACCATCTTCGGTTGCTGATCCGCGGTGCCGAATGTGAGGTTGTTGCCGCGTAACCCGGTATCCCGCAACGCGGACACCGCAGTCAGACTGGAGTCGGCGTCGAAGCTGTAACAGGCGATGAGCTGATCCTTCTCGCCCTTGAGACGGCTGAACATGTTATCCGTGATCTGTTCGTCTGTGCGCAGGGTGCGCCAGATCCGAACCTCCTCCAGCACACCGCTGAACGGGTACTGCAGCGTCGCGCCCGCGACGCGGCCGCCCAGGGTGAACTGGGGATCGCCGGGGCCGGCGGTCCGCAGTTCGTCGCCGCTGCCGACGGAATCGAAGGCCACGTATTGGCCGTTGCGGTACATCTGGGCCGGGCTGCCCGCCGGGTCGGGGCTCTTGACCCAGGTCGCGCCGGTCAGTCGCGCCGGGTAGGAGTTGGTGGTGTCGGCGGTGATGTTGCCGGTGTTCTCCGGGAATTTCCAGTGCGCGATCAGGCCGGAACTGCGCGGCGGCGCATCGCGGCACACGTCGGTCGCGGAGCGGGCCACGCTCCACAGCCGCACCTCACTCAGCACTCCCCGCAGACCGGCGACCGCCGTGCCGGTGCGGGCCCGGCCGAATTCCAGTGGGCCGGGACTGCTCTGGGGTGCGCTGCCGTCATAGCGGACGGTGCCGGCCTCGCTGCCGTCGATGTAGAAGCGAATTTCGTTGCCGCCCTTGCGGGTTACCGCGATACGCGCGAAGGTGCCCGCTGAGATTCCGCGGGTGGACACCTGGTTCTGCGGGTTGCCGTCGAGATCCTCGAAGGAGAACCGCAGCTTGCCGTCGGCCTGGACCACCAGCTGGTACGGCACCCCGCCGGGTTCGCCGTCACCGATACGACCGTAGGACAGGATCCCTTGATCCTGGCCGAGCGCGTCCACGCGCACGAACGCCTCGACGGTGAGGTCGCCGACGATATTGAGCGCTTCGTCGCGACCGGCATCGAGGAACCCGCGCCCCTCCAGTCGCACCGCCCAGGACTGGCGGACCGTGACGGCGAGGTGTTCCCATTCGGTGATCGGGAACGCGTCGCGGCTGCGGATGAACCTGTCCCCCAGGGCCGCGAACACCTGGTGACCGGCGAAGAAGGACGCCGTTTGCACGCAGCCGCCGATCAAGATCCCGTCCTGGCCCGCCGGGGAGAGATCGGTGGCACGTTTGTTGGCGAAGGTCCAGTAGCGCAGCAGCCCCGATTCTCGTCCGGTGAGTCGGCGCGCCCGATCGGCGTTGAGCTCAGCGACGGTGCGGACCCGTCCCCACACGCGCACCTCGTCCATGGCGACATTGGCAGAGGAGTTGCTGATGGCCCAATTGGCCAGTGTCAGAGCACCACTGCCCGCATACGGCGAGGGGACGGTGCGCCGCCCGATTTCCGTGCCGTCCCGGTACAAGATCTGCAAGCTGTTGGCCCGGTCGTACACTGCGGCCCAATGGTGCCATTGCAGGTCGGTGAAGGGCGTGGCGATATTCAGGTCGTTGCTGTAAAACGCGAACGTGAAGGTGTTGTCTGCGCGGAATCCGATGTGCAGCACACGGTTCACGCTCGGCGAGTCGCCCTGGGCGATCATCAACTCGCTGCGGCCGGTGACGGCCTGACGTTTGGCCATGAACTCGATGGTGAAGTCGGTGTTGTCGAGCGGAACCGGCCCGCAGTCGACGCGGCCTCCCACACCGTCGAAGGTCAAGGCCGACATGAGCGGCGCCGGGTTGATTCCGAGTTG encodes the following:
- a CDS encoding RNA polymerase sigma factor: MSDDGALPPDDVLVGRLSKGDESAFEQLLDAWSASMLRLARSFVSTNASAEEVVQETWLAVIRGIDGFEGRAALKTWVFRILVNTAKKRGLKERRTLPFGSLTSEDEGPTVDPSRFRSAGDPYPGHWLADRKPQRWSEPEIAAERAEIMRVVAAALAELPDRNRIVITLRDMEGYSSDEVCELLDISQGNQRVILHRSRAAVRVKLEHYFDAERGIHRGL
- a CDS encoding helix-turn-helix domain-containing protein — protein: MIKKMGYRWRLRDLMADQQMFQTSNLVPLLAERGITLSREQVYRLVTQPPQRMSMDVLVALCDILACTPNDLIEPQIVNEQLRKTADTPASSPITPRRTTIRRPGQP
- a CDS encoding tyrosine-type recombinase/integrase, which produces MLAENVVHLDPASAVFEAMLEGWRRQQSAQILCRKTIHRRLCLIRRLMEFTGMFPWQWTPEEGEAFIDHLRSGSTPIAISTARNYEVSIGVFLTFIRDPRYAWAQVCVERFGSAPQLIFHEGNTVRHKLEYEGDPRRRPLTYDEIQALFDAADARPSRILGRGVKGALSAARDAAILKTIYAYGFRRTETAMLDLVDLRANSAMPRFERFGMAMVRYGKASKGTPPKRRAVLLVPEFDWIIDVLDDWMTVLRPRLSPGRHPALWLTERVGRISPRTINEAFVAAKHDAGLEERLDVHCLRHSFVTHLIEFGYPARFVQEQVGHAHASTTAVYTGVSNEYRNTMLAAALKARLGTDWDTST
- a CDS encoding flavodoxin family protein encodes the protein MTTYDDLRAVFINCTLKRSPAISNTQGLIDASSHIMEKQGVEVTHIRAIDHDIATGVYPDMTEYGWATDAWPALQQQVMDADILVLSGPIWLGDNSSEMKKVIERLYANSSILNEAGQYAYYGRVAGCLITGNEDGVKHCAMNILYSLQHLGYTIPPQADAGWIGEAGPGPSYLDAGSGGPDNDFTNRNTTFMTWNLLHLARMLKDNNGIPAHGNQRSEWNAGCRFDYENPEYR
- a CDS encoding anti-sigma factor family protein yields the protein MDCDEFVELVTLFLDGALDAATEQRFVDHLSLCDGCDAYLDQFRQTIQITGELPAESLSAPARDTLLSAFRSWRR